In Nerophis ophidion isolate RoL-2023_Sa linkage group LG03, RoL_Noph_v1.0, whole genome shotgun sequence, the following are encoded in one genomic region:
- the crip1 gene encoding cysteine-rich protein 1: MPKCPKCNKEVYFAEKVTSLGKDWHRPCLRCEKCSKTLSSGSHAEHEGKPYCNKPCYSALFGPGGFGHGGTESHAY; encoded by the exons atgccaaagtgtcccAAATGCAACAAGGAGGTCTACTTTG CGGAGAAAGTGACGTCGCTGGGCAAGGACTGGCATCGGCCGTGTCTTAGGTGTGAAAAGTGCAGCAAGACGCTGTCCTCTGGCTCTCATGCTGAG CACGAAGGAAAACCTTACTGCAACAAGCCTTGCTACAGTGCACTGTTTGGACCTGGAG GGTTTGGACATGGCGGAACAGAGAGTCATGCTTACTAA